In Deinococcota bacterium, the sequence ATGTACAGCCTGCCCTTTTCTACTCTGCTGCCCCATAGTCACCCCCCATTGGATTAGCACAGGCGCCCATAGACCACCCACGGTCTCAAGATGCGGTTGGCTTAAAGCGGACTCGTTGAGATACGAGATATAACGTCCTCGAGCGCTAACCTGTGTTTAAATATATAATAGTCTTCTCGGTGGATAATAGCGACCAAAGTCTGCACCCCCACTAGTACCAAAGCCCTAACCAACCTAGGACCCAAGTCTTAAGACTTGGGTCCTAGGACTTAGGTCTTAAGACCCTGCTGATCGTTTATTCTCTGATTTTTTTGCGGTGCAGTGTCTTCCGAGCTGCCTCTATTCTCTCGCAGATTACAGTGACTTCGGCCATGATAGACTGCGGCATGGATTCATTCAACAGCGAGCTACTCAAGAGGCTTTCCGAAGTGGCCGGGGTGCCGGGGCGCGAGGAGCGCGTGCGCGAGCTCATCCGGGCCGAGCTCGAGGGTGTCGTGGACAGCCTCAGCGAGGACGCCATGGGCAACCTCATCGCCTTCAAGGGTGGCAATACAGAACAGGCCAAGCGCGTCATGCTCTCGGCCCACATGGACGAGATCGGCTTTTACGTCTCCTTTATCGACGACAAGGGCTTTTTGCGCGTCAACCCGGCGGGCGGCTTCGACGCCCGCACCCTCTTCGCTCGCCAGGTGACCGTCCACGCCAGGGGCGGCGACCTCGTCGGCGTCTTGAACCCGGCGACCAAGCCTATCCACATCCTGCCGCCCGACGAGCGGGGCAAGGTGCCGCAGCTCCACGAGTTCGCCATCGACCTGGGCATGAGCGGAGAGGCGGTCAAGGAGAGAGTCCGCGTCGGCGACCCGGTCACGCTCATCCAGGAATGCCGCGACCTGGGCGCGGTGGTGACCGGCAAGGCGATGGACGACCGCGCCAGCTGCTGGATCCAGATCGAGACCCTAAAGCGACTCCAGGAGCCCGCCTACGACGTCTACGCGGTCTTCAGCGTGCAGGAGGAGGTCGGCCTGCGCGGCGCCCGCACGGGTGCCTACCACATCGAGCCCGACATCGGCATTGCCCTCGACGTGACCCTGGCGGTCGACACGCCCGGCGGCGCCGAGCACCAGCGCGTCAGCGAACTCGGCAAGGGCGTGGCGCTCAAGGTGATGGACTCGAGCGCCATCAGCACCCGCTGGCTCTTGGACGCCTTTATCCAACTGGCGGAAGCGGAAGCGATTCCCTACCAGCTCGAGGTCCTGCCGCTGGGCGGCACCGACGCCGGGGCCATCCAGCTGAGCCGCGCGGGCGTGCCCAGCCTCACCCTGTCGACGCCCACGCGCTATATCCACACCGTCACCGAGATGGTCTCGAAGAGCGACCTGGGGGCGGCCGTCAAACTCCTCACCGCCTACCTCGAGGCGGGCAAGGGAGAGGACTAAAGCGGCTTAGCCTACCAGCTCCACGGCCATCGCCAGAGCCTCGCCGCCGCCGATGCAGATGCTCGCCACGCCCCTGGTCTCGCCGCGGCGCTTTAGGGCGTGCAGCAAGGTGGCGAGGATGCGCGCGCCCGAGGCGCCGATGGGGTGGCCCAGGGCGACCGCGCCGCCGTGGACGTTGACCTTGTCGGCGCAGAGGCCGAACTCCTGCATGGCGGCCATCGGCACCACCGCGAAGGCCTCGTTGATCTCGTACAGGTTCACCTCGTCAGCTTGCCAGCCCAAGTGCTCGAAGAGCGTGCGCATGGCGGCGATCGGCGCGACGGTGAACCACTCGGAGTCGGTGGCGCTGACGGCGTAGCCGCTGATCTTAGCCATCACCGGCAGACCGCGCTCGCGGGCGGTCTCCTCGGTGCAGACCACCAGGGCGGCGGCGCCGTCGTTGATGGTCGAGGCGTTGCCCGCGGTGACGCTGCCGCCCTTCTCGAAGACCGGGCGCAGGGTGGGCAATTTGGCGAAATCGACGCGGCTGGGCTCCTCGTCCCGGCTGACGACCGTCACCTCGCCCTTGCGGCCGGGAACCTCGACGGGCACGATCTCCTCCTCGAAGTAACCCTCTTCGTTCGCCTCCTGGGCGCGCCGGTAGGAGCGCAGCGCGTAGTCGTCCTGGGCCTCGCGGCTGAAGCTGTACTCCCTGGCGCACCTCTCCGCGCACGAGCCCATGTGCTTGTCGCCGTAGACGTCCCAGAGACCGTCGTGGACCATCGAGTCGAGCAGCTCTCCGTGGCCCATCCTGAGGCCCTCGCGCGCCTTGGGCAAGAGATAGGGCGCCTGGCTCATCGACTCCATCCCGCCCGCCACGGCGATCTTGGCGTCGCCCAAGGCCACCGCCCTGGCCGCCTGGATGACCGCCTCGAGCCCGCTGCCGCACATCTTGTTGAGGGTGACGGCGGGCGTGGTCTCGCTCAAACCGGCGTAGAGCGCCGCCTGGCGCGCCGGGGCCTGGCCCATGCCCGCCGACAAGACGTTGCCCATCAGGACCAGGTCGACCTCGCCCGGCGAGACCCCGGCGCGGCTCACGGCCTCCTTGACGACCGTGGCCCCGAGCCGCGAGGCCTTGAGGGATGCGAAGGCCCCCCGAAACGAGGCTATCGGGCTGCGCACAGCCGAGGCGATCACGACATTCATAGCGTTCCTCCAGAGCACATTAGATTAGAGAGCACAGCGTTCTTTAGAGAGTATAGCCCGGCGTCCGCTGCTCCCATGTGCGCGCGCAGGGGCGAAGGACACAGCAGCGATCCACAGCAGCGATCCGAATGTCCAAAACTACCGATAAAAGGACTCGTCTACGGAGCTAGCGCCGGCCCTGGAAGGTCGCCGAGGTCTTGGCCCGGCGCAGCAGGAGCCAGTCCGGCATGGAACAGACCCGAAGGTGCCGCGGCGTCAGCCCTCGAGCCCGGCCCCTCCCGCCAGCTTCGCAGCTCACGTTTTTGTTGCGGAAATGCGCTATAATGATAGCGGATGAAGCTCACTAGTGCACGGCGTCGTCACGTTCGCCCACGCCTCCTCGGGTGCTGACTCGGGTGCTGACCACGCTCGCTCCCGAGCCAGGGACGAGGGCCACGAGGATGCGGGCGCCAAGGATAAGAGCGCCAAGGATAAGAGCGCCAAGGATAAGGTCCTAGCGTGCTCAAGCGTGCCCGCCCCAGTGTGCCGCCTTCTGCTTCAAACCCCGACAATCCACGCATGCGTCTCACACGGCCCTCGGGCCCATTCTCTCGGTATCCCTGTTAGGGAAGGAGTCTAACCATCGATAAAGTCCACGGCAAACTCTCCGGATTGAAGAGCAACCAAGTCAAGCGCCTCAGCAACCTCTACCGCCGCAAACTGCCCCCGCAAGCGCCCGTCACCGCCGATCTGGCCCGGGCGATGGGCGACCTCTCGCTCGAGCTCAAGAAGCCCATCTCGCTGCTCATCGACCGCCGCGGCCGGGTGCTCACCGTCGCCGTCGGCGACGCTCAAGACGCCCCGCTGCCGCCTGTTCACGGTGAGGCCGAAAGGCGCCTCAAGGGCCTCAGGCTGGTCCACACCCATCTCAAGCCGGGGGGGCTCAGTGGCGGCGACCTGTCGGCGCTCTTCTTGAACCGGCTCGACGCCGTGATCGCCGTCGACATCACGGGCAACGGCAACGGCCATGCCCAGTTGGGCAACGCCCATCTCGCCCAGCTGGCCCCGCCGACCGCTGCGGAGGAGGACTGGATCGTTCACGGGCCCCGGCCCGTCTTCGAACTCGAGCGCCTCGACATCCTCAGGATGATCGAGAGCCTGGAAGAGGAGTTGCAGCGCTCGGCCGGCGCGCGAGAGACCAGGCGCTCGAGCCGGGAGCGCGCGGTCCTGATCGGCCTCAACACCGGCGAGCACCCTTCCCTGAGCGACTCGAGGCTGGATGAGCTCACCGAGCTCGCCCGCAGTGCCGGGGCGGTGGTCGCCGTCAGGAGCCGCCAGCAGCGCAAGAGCCCCGACCCGCGCACGCTCGTGGGCCGGGGCAAGCTGCAAGAACTCGTCTCCAAGGCCTACCATGAGGACGCCGACCTGCTCGTCTTCGACCGCGAGCTGAACCCCGCGCAGGCGCGCGAGATCGAGGAGGAGACCAAGCTGAAGGTCCTGGACCGCACCCAGCTCATCTTGGACATCTTCGCGCAGAACGCCCGCGGCCGCGAGGCGCAGGTCCAAGTCGAGCTGGCGCAGCTCACCTACCAGATCACCCGCCTCGCCGGCCGCGGCGTGGCGATGAGCCGCCTGGGCGGCGGCATCGGCACGCGCGGCCCCGGCGAGACCAAGCTCGAGGTCGACCGCCGCCGCATCCGCGACCGCATCACCACCCTGGAGAGCGAGGTGAGCGAGATCAGCAAGCGCCGCGGCGAGCGGCGCAAGAGCCGCACCCGCTCGCAGACGCCGGTGATCGCCCTGGTCGGCTACACCAACGCCGGCAAGTCCACGCTCTTCAACGCCATGAGCAAGGCCGAGGTCTTGAGCCAGAACAGGCTCTTCGCGACGCTCCGGCCCACCACCCGCGAGGCCTGGTTGCCGGGCCTGGGCGAGTGGGGCGGCAAGGTGCTCATGACCGACACCGTGGGCTTTATCCGCGATCTGCCGGACGAGCTCGTCAACGCCTTTCGTGCCACCCTCGAGGAGCTTCACGACGCCGACCTGCTCCTGCACGTCGTCGACGGCGCCTCTCCCGGCGCCTCCGAGCGGGTGAACGCGGTCGAGCGGATCTTGGACGAGCTCAAGCTCGAGGTGCCGCGCTTGGTCGTCATCAACAAGGGCGACCTCGCCGAGCGCGACGTGTTGCAGGGCCTGACCGAACGCTACCAGGCGCTGGCCGTGTCCGCCGAGACGGGCGAGGGCCTGGGCGCGCTCAAGGACCAGCTGGCGGACTGGCTCGAGTCGCCGCGTCACGACCCCCAACTCCGCGGCGCCCAGGAAGCCGTCGCCACGACACCCTATGACACGACACCCTACGGTTAACCCTGCGTCCAGTCCGGCTTAGTTGAGCCAGAGCCTAGTTGAGCCAGATGAGCAGCAGCGCCATGGCCGCCCCGGCCATGAGTACCAGGGTGAAGAGCCCCAGCGCCCAGCCGGGAATGCCCCGGACACCTTCCTGCTCGAGCTTGGCGAGCGTCTTGCGGTAGCTCCAGAAGCCGAAGGCCAGAGCCGCGGCGCCCATGACGACGAGCAGCGTGCCGAGGACGCCGACCAGCCAGCCGGGCTCGAGCGCGGCCAAGAGCCGTGACACCCCGATGCCCGCAGCGATGGACGCCAGGCCGGTGCGCACCCAGGCGCTAAAGGTCCGCTCCTTGGCGAGCAGCGTCCGCTCGTGCGCCCAATCGGTGCGATCCTCAGCCAGCTCGTGGCGGGATTCGCCGGCCAGCTCTTCGTCGTTCACCGGCTCAAGCCTTGTACCCCGACGTCCTCATACCCCGATGTCCTCGCGCCAGAGCTCGGGGTGATCGCGAATAAAGCCGGTCATGAGGCGGATGCAGCCCTCGTCTTGCAGGACCTCGACCCTGACGCCCCTCGAGCGCAGGAGATCCTCTTCGCCCATGAACGTCCTGTTCTCGCCGACGATCACGCGCGGAATGCCGTAGAGCAGAATCGCGCCGCTGCACATCGCGCAGGGCGAGAGCGTGGTGTAGAGCGTCGAGGCCCGGTAGACCGCGGCGGGCTGGCGCCCGGCACGTTCCAAGGCGTCCATCTCACCGTGCAGAATAGCGCTGCCCCCCTGCACCCGGCGGTTGTGGCCGCGCCCCAAGACGCGTCCGTCATGGACCAAAACCGAACCGATGGGAATGCCGCCTTCCGCTAGCCCCTGCTCGGCCTCTGCTAGGGCCCCCCGCATGAACTCATCCATCTTTGTTCCTTCCCTTCAAATAGTAGTGCCACAGGAGCCGCGCCGCCACCGCCCGGCAGGGCCGCCAGGCTTCGGCCAGGCGCTCGAGCTCGGCCGAGCCCGGCCGCCCGGCCAGGCCTTTCACCTCCTGCACTGCCACCGCCAAGGCCAAGTCGCCGCCCGGCCAGGCGTCGGGCCGCCCCAGGGCCATGAGCAAGTAGATGTCGGCGGTCCAGGGGCCGACGCCCTTCAGCCTGATGAGCTCGGCGCGCGCCGCCGCGTCGTCCAGGGTCTCGAGAGGACCCAAGTCGAGCCCCCTCTCCAGCAGCGCCCGAGCCAGGTGACGACCGTAAGCGGTCTTCTGACGGCTGAAGCCGACGGCCTTGAGCGTGGCGTCGTCAAGCAGCAAGAAGCCCTCCGGCGTCAGCGGTCCCGTAACCGCCAGGAGCCGCTCGAAGGCCGCCCGCGCCGAATGAAGCGAGACCTGCTGCTCGAGGATGATCTGCAAGAGCGTGGCAAAGCCCGGCTCGCGCCGCCACAGCGGCGGCGGCCCGAGCGTCTCCAGCACCCGCGCCAGGTCGGCGTCGCGCTCGGCGAGGAGGGCGAGGGCGGGCTCGAGGCTTGCCGCGCCCAGAGGCAGGTACGGCTGCCGCGTCAGCGCACCGCTCCGTGCGGCAGGGCGGCGTGCACGCCGCAGACCCCGTTGACGATTTGGGTCACGCGCAAGTCGACCACCACGCTGGCGAGCGCCAGCGCGTCTTTGCGGTCCACGTCCAGGAGCCCTTCCATCAAGCTCAGCATGTCGGCCAGCGCGAGGGCCGTCGCCTCGCTCAGGTCCTCGTGAAAGCCGAAGGAGAGCCAGGCGCTCGGCGTCTTGGCTCGAGGCGTCCTGAGCGCCATGTCCTCACGGAGGCCAAAGGTCAGCTCGAGGCGTTCCACCGGACACTCGATGGCGGTGCCGCTCACCTCGCCGTCGCCCTGGGCGGCGTGGCCGTCGCCGACCGAAAAGCGCGCGCCGGGCACGCCCACGGGAAGGTAGAGGGTCGTGCCGCTGGTGAGTTCCTTGCAGTCGATGTTGCCGCCCCAGACGCGCGGTGGGGCGGTCGGGTGCTTGCCCTCTTCGGGAGGCGGCCCACCCATCACGCCCATGAACGGGCTCAGGGCGACGCTGTGGCCGTGTTGATTTCGGCCGATCATCGCTTCGGGGTCGAGCGTCCAGTTCATGAGCCGCGCCTCGCCCTCGGCCACGCCGAGCCGCCGGTTGAGCCAATCGATGCGGCTCCGGCTCCAGTTCCAGCCCCAGAGGCCCGGGACAAGCGCGCCGACATGCACCTCGAGCGCCATCCCCGGCGCCGCCCCGCGGACCCCTATGGGGCCGCAGAGCGCGTGGCCGTCGTCGAGGCCCGGCTGGCGGGGTTCGAAAAGCCGGCGCTCGTTTCCGTCTTCGCCGAAGGGCTCGAGCCCCCAGCCCGCGTCGAGGGTGCGGTAGCGAACGGTGTCGCCCGGCTCGACGCTAAGCACCGGCGGCAGGTCTTTCGAGAAGTGGCCGTGCAGCGTGCGCTCCTCCGGCTCGATGACATAAAGGGCCATGATCGCCTCCTAAAGATAAAGCTGGCTAAAGATAAAGCTGGCTAAAGATGGCTCAGGAAGTAGTCGCGGACGCGCTCCTCCATATAGACGCGGTCGGCCTCCTTCCGGGGCATGTGGCGCTCGTCGGGAAGGAGGAGGAGGTCGTAAGGTTTGCGGGCGCGGTTGAGCGCGCCGATCAGCCTCGCCGTGTGCCGGAAGTGGACGTTCTCGTCGATGAGACCGTGGACCAGGAGCAGCTTGCCGCGCAGGCCTTCTATGTGGCGCATGACGCTGCTCGCCTCGTAGCCCTGAGGGTTCTCGCCCGGCAGGCCCAGGTAGCGCTCGCTGTAGTGGGAGTCGTAGCCGTCCCAGTGGGTGACGGGCGCGCCCGCGACCGCCACCTTGAACACCTCGGGCGCCCGGCACAGGCTCATCGCCGCCAGGTAGCCGCCGTAGCTCCAGCCGTAGACGCCCACGCGCGCCAAGTCCGCCAGCCCTTGCGCCGCCAGCCAGCGCACACCGTCGACCTGGTCGCCCACCTCGAGCTCGCCCATCCTGCCCTTGATAGCGCCCTCGAAGAGCAGGCCGCGCCGGGCGCTGCCGCGGTTGTCGAGCTTGAAGACGAGAAAGCCCAAGGAGGCCAAGGCCTGGGCGCGCATGTCCACCGTCATGTCCCAGCCGTTCGTCACCCGCTGGGCGTGCGGGCCGCCGTAGACGCTCACGATGGTCGGGAAGGGCCCGGAGCCGAAGGAGGCCGGGGGCTGGTAGATGGCCCCGTGGAGGGTCTCGCCGTCGCGGCTCTCCAGAGTGACGCGTTCCGGCGGCCCGAGCCCCAGCTCGGCCACGCGCGGGTCGGGCTCGTCGCAGACGGTGGCGATGCGCTCGCCGTCCGCCAGGCTCCGCAGGGTGACGGTCGGCGGCCTCGCCAGCGCGTGATGCACGTCCACGAAGCGCCTCATCTTGTGGTCGAGGGTGACGCTGTGCATGCCCGGCTCGGCGCTGAGGCGTTTGGGCTCGCCTCCTGGCAGAGAGACGGCGTGCAGAGAGACGGCGTAGAGGTGGCGCTCGAGCGGGCCCTCAGCGCTCCCCGTAAGGTAGACGATCCCCTGCTCTTCGTCCACGCCCTCCAAGCTGTCGACCATCCACGCCCCCTCGGTGAGCGGCCGGACGGGCCGACCGTCCGCGTCGTAGAGATAGAGGTGGCGAAAGCCCGTCCGCTCCGAAGCCCAGAGAAAGCCGCCGCCCTCGAGCGGCCGGAAGAGGTCGTGCAGGTTGATCCAGACCTCGCTCGTCTCGCGCAGCAAGACGGTGCTCGCGCCCGTCTCGGGGTCGAAGCGCACGAGCGTAAGCTCGCGCTGCCTGCGGTCCTGGAGCTGCGCCGCCAAGGTCCCGCCTGGAAACCAGTGGACCCGCGCCAGGTATTCTGCTTCGCCCGAGTCCATCTCGCCCAAACTCATCCACACCGGCTCGCCGCCTCCTACGGGGACGACGCCCAGCCGGACGCGGGCGTTGGGCCCGCCCGCGAAAGGGTAGCGGTGATCCTCCTGCGCGCCCTCCCCCACCGCGCCCTTGCCCTGGTGCAGGATGCGGTAGACGGGGACGCGGGTCTCGTCCACCTCGGCGAAGGCCAGGGAGCGGCTGTCGGGCGACCACCAGAAGCCCTCGCTCCGGCCCATCTCCTCCTGGGCGAGGTACTCGGCCAGGCCGTGGGTCTTGCCCGTCTCGCGCGCACCGCAGGTGAGTTGCCGGGGCTTACCGCCCTCGGCGGCGACGACGCAGAGTTCGGCGTCCTGCACGTAGGCCAGCCAGCGCCCGTCGGGCGAGAGCTGCGGGCTCAGGGCGGGCTTGCCTCCCCCCTCCACGACCCTGCGCAAGGGCGCGTCGGGACCGTCCTGGAGGTAGATGTCGCCGCGCAGGGGCAGGAGCAGGCGGCCCTCGCGCCAGGCGAAGCCGGTCACGCCGAGCTCGCGCTGGCGCTGGCGCTCGCGCCTGAGCTTCTCCTCGAGCGACAGCTCTTCCTCGCTGGCCTCTCCGAGACGGACAAGCAGCCTCTCCTCGCCCGTCTCGGGGTCAAAGAGGTAGAGGTCTCGGACGAGCGACCTGTCGGGGGAGCGGAGGTAGGCGATGAGCGCGTCGTCGGGGCTGAAGGCGAAGGCGCCGGGCGCCGCCATGCCGGGCAGGGGGTATCTGGCGACCTCTTCGATAGACATCTCGATAGGCATCGCCGCGCCTGTTCGGCTCGCCTTTGGGGTCAAGTTTTGGGACACAAGCAGGTCCTCCTAGCGTCTGCGCTCGAGTATAACGCGCCTGCCGCCCGGCGCTCTTGTGCCCCGACAGTTTGTACCGCGGCAGGGGATCGCCGGGAGGGTACGGCGGTATCGTGAGTTATGCCCTACCCGGATCTGAGAAGCTTCATCGCCGAGCTCGAGCGCCGCGGCGAGCTCCTGCGCGTCAAAGAGCCCGTCTCGCACGAGTTGGAGATCACCGAGATCGCCGATAGGATGGTGAAACGGGGCGGCCCGGCGCTGCTCTTCGAGAATGTCCCCGGCAAGGACTTTCCCCTGGTCATCGGCCTCCTGGGCAGCCGCGAGCGCATGGCCCTGGCGCTCGGCGTCAACAGGCTCGACGACGTGGGCGAACGCATCCGCAAGCTCCTCGACGTGAAGCTGGGCGGCGGCCTGCTCGGCCTGGCCTCGAACCTGCCGAAGCTGAGGGAGGTCGCCTCCTTGCCGCCCAAGCGGGTGCGCACCGGCCCGGTGCAGGAGGTGGTGTGGCGCGAGGGCGAGGTGGACCTGGAGAGGCTGCCGGTGCTCAAGTGCTGGCCGCAGGACGGCGGGCCCTTCGTCACCCTGCCGCTCGTCATCACCAAGGACCCCGAGACGGGCGACGTCAACATCGGCATGTACCGGATGCAGGTCTTCGACCGAAACACCACCGGCATGCACTGGCAGCGGCACAAGACGGGGGCGCGGCACCTGGAAGGGGCCAAAGGGCTCGGCCAGAGGCTCGAGGTGGCCGTGGCCCTGGGCGGCGACCCCATCCTCACCTACGCCGCCACCGCGCCCTTGCCGCCGATCCCCGGTCTGAACGAGTTCTCGCTGACGGGCTACCTGCGGGGCAAGTCCTTGGAGCTCTGCCGGGCGCTGACCGTGGACCTGGAGGTCCCGGCGGGAGCCGAGTTCGTGCTCGAGGGCTACGTGGACCCCTGGGAGGACTGGCGCGTGGAGGGCCCCTTCGGCGACCACACCGGCTTCTACACCCTCGAGGACCTCTACCCGGCCTTTCACGTCACCGCCGTCACCATGCGCCGTGACCCTATCTATCCCGCCACCATCGTCGGCCGCCCGCCGATGGAGGACGCCTACCTCATCGAGGCCTCCGAGCGCATCTTCTTGGTGCCCGCCCAGCTCATCTTGCCCGAGATCAAGGACTACCACCTGCCGCCCGCGGGCATCGCCCACAACCTCGTCAACGTGGTCATCGACAAGCACTACCCCGGCCAGGCCTACAAGGTCGCCAACGGGCTGTTGGGGTTGGGCCAGATGATGTTCGCCAAGGTTCTCCTGGTGAGCGACGAGGAGGTGAGGCCGCAGGACCACCCGGGCTTCTGGCGGGCGGTCCTAAGAAACGCCCTGCCCGGCCGCGACTCGCAGTTCGCCAAGGGGCCCATCGACGTGCTCGACCACTCGAGCCGCTCCTGGAGCTACGGCAGCAAGCTCATCGTCGACGGCACCGTCAAGCACGACGAGGAGGGCGCGCACGCCCATTGGCAGCCCAACCTCGAGCGGCCGCAGGAAGACCTGCCGGGCCACGGCGACGTCGTGAGGCAGCACCAGCACGCGGGCGGCTTCTGGTTTTTGACAACCGCCAAGACTCGAGCCGGCCAGGGCGGCGCGCTCGGCGAATGGGCGGTCAAGCAAGAGGTGGCCAGAGGCGTGCGCCTCGTCGCCGTGGTGGATCACGAAACCGACCCCACGGACTTCGAAGAGGTGATGTGGACCTTGCTCAACAACATCGACCCCGAGCGCGACGTGCGGATTGTGGGCGCCCCGGACGGTCCCGCCTTTGTCATGGACGGCACGCCCAAACTGTCGGCGGAAGGCTTCAACCGCGACTGGCCCGACAAGATCACCATGACCGAAGAGGTCAAGCGCAAGGTGGACGCAATCATGGCGCGGCTGGAAGGGGAGCCGGTGGGCTCGAGCTAAAGCTTCGTTTAGAATGGAGGCGTGGAAGCCTTCGACCGCGAGGAGTTCGAGCGCTGGCTGAGCCAAGCCAAGCACACCCTGGCATCTGCCGAGCGCGATGCGGCCGAGGGAGACTTCGGCTGGGCCTGTTTCAAGGCCCAGCAAGCGGGCGAGTACGCGCTCAAAAGCCTCCTGCGTGGTCTAGGACAAGCTGCTCACGGCCACGTCCTGAGGCGCCTGCTGGCTACGCTGGCCTCCGCAGGCATCAGCCTACCCTCCGAACTCCTCGACGCCGCGCAGAAACTGGACCTCCATTACATCCCTACGCGCTATCCCGACGCCTATCCCGAGGGAAGCCCTCACGAGTATTACAACCACAGGACGGCTGAGGAGGCCACGGGTGCAGCCCATCAGATCGTCACCTGGGTTCAGAGCGCTGCTTGAGCGCCGCCGGGCCGAGCGCGAGCGCTTGATCGAAGAGGCTCGAGCCTACGCCGAGCGCCTGCGCGCGGGACTGGGTGAGGCCAGCGTCTTTCTCTACGGCTCCGTTGCCAGGGGCGACTTCAATATGGCCAGCGACCTCGATTTGCTCGTCGTCTCTTCGCGGTTACCCGCCGAGCCCTTGGAGCGCCTCAGGCTGCTTCAATCCTTCGCGCTGGGCCGCGAGGAGCCCAAGGGCCTGCTTCCCGATGAATACGCCCGCCTGAAGGAGAGCAAGAAGCTGTGGTATCTCGAGGGCGCCCTCGAGCTCTAGCCGAGCCCCGGCCCTTCGCCGTCGCCGCGAATCAGCGAGACGACGGTGCGCAGCGTCCTGTCGAGATTGGCCTCACCACCCGAGCCGCTTTGGGCGTCAAGGTAGCCGCCCGGCCCGGTGTGCTTTACCGGCCCCATCGGCAGCAGCGCCACCTTGCCTTCGCGCCGGCCCCGGTTCCAGGCCGAATGGGGCAGGAGCGGCCAGCGGCCGGGAAAGAACAGCGTCGCCAAGCGTTCGACCGCGTCGCGGGCGCCGTAGAGGTGGTAGAGCTTGTCGAGCGCTAAGATGCCGGGGTCGGCGCTG encodes:
- a CDS encoding M42 family metallopeptidase — its product is MDSFNSELLKRLSEVAGVPGREERVRELIRAELEGVVDSLSEDAMGNLIAFKGGNTEQAKRVMLSAHMDEIGFYVSFIDDKGFLRVNPAGGFDARTLFARQVTVHARGGDLVGVLNPATKPIHILPPDERGKVPQLHEFAIDLGMSGEAVKERVRVGDPVTLIQECRDLGAVVTGKAMDDRASCWIQIETLKRLQEPAYDVYAVFSVQEEVGLRGARTGAYHIEPDIGIALDVTLAVDTPGGAEHQRVSELGKGVALKVMDSSAISTRWLLDAFIQLAEAEAIPYQLEVLPLGGTDAGAIQLSRAGVPSLTLSTPTRYIHTVTEMVSKSDLGAAVKLLTAYLEAGKGED
- a CDS encoding thiolase family protein; the protein is MNVVIASAVRSPIASFRGAFASLKASRLGATVVKEAVSRAGVSPGEVDLVLMGNVLSAGMGQAPARQAALYAGLSETTPAVTLNKMCGSGLEAVIQAARAVALGDAKIAVAGGMESMSQAPYLLPKAREGLRMGHGELLDSMVHDGLWDVYGDKHMGSCAERCAREYSFSREAQDDYALRSYRRAQEANEEGYFEEEIVPVEVPGRKGEVTVVSRDEEPSRVDFAKLPTLRPVFEKGGSVTAGNASTINDGAAALVVCTEETARERGLPVMAKISGYAVSATDSEWFTVAPIAAMRTLFEHLGWQADEVNLYEINEAFAVVPMAAMQEFGLCADKVNVHGGAVALGHPIGASGARILATLLHALKRRGETRGVASICIGGGEALAMAVELVG
- the hflX gene encoding GTPase HflX, which produces MKSNQVKRLSNLYRRKLPPQAPVTADLARAMGDLSLELKKPISLLIDRRGRVLTVAVGDAQDAPLPPVHGEAERRLKGLRLVHTHLKPGGLSGGDLSALFLNRLDAVIAVDITGNGNGHAQLGNAHLAQLAPPTAAEEDWIVHGPRPVFELERLDILRMIESLEEELQRSAGARETRRSSRERAVLIGLNTGEHPSLSDSRLDELTELARSAGAVVAVRSRQQRKSPDPRTLVGRGKLQELVSKAYHEDADLLVFDRELNPAQAREIEEETKLKVLDRTQLILDIFAQNARGREAQVQVELAQLTYQITRLAGRGVAMSRLGGGIGTRGPGETKLEVDRRRIRDRITTLESEVSEISKRRGERRKSRTRSQTPVIALVGYTNAGKSTLFNAMSKAEVLSQNRLFATLRPTTREAWLPGLGEWGGKVLMTDTVGFIRDLPDELVNAFRATLEELHDADLLLHVVDGASPGASERVNAVERILDELKLEVPRLVVINKGDLAERDVLQGLTERYQALAVSAETGEGLGALKDQLADWLESPRHDPQLRGAQEAVATTPYDTTPYG
- a CDS encoding DUF202 domain-containing protein, translating into MNDEELAGESRHELAEDRTDWAHERTLLAKERTFSAWVRTGLASIAAGIGVSRLLAALEPGWLVGVLGTLLVVMGAAALAFGFWSYRKTLAKLEQEGVRGIPGWALGLFTLVLMAGAAMALLLIWLN
- a CDS encoding nucleoside deaminase; translation: MDEFMRGALAEAEQGLAEGGIPIGSVLVHDGRVLGRGHNRRVQGGSAILHGEMDALERAGRQPAAVYRASTLYTTLSPCAMCSGAILLYGIPRVIVGENRTFMGEEDLLRSRGVRVEVLQDEGCIRLMTGFIRDHPELWREDIGV
- a CDS encoding DNA-3-methyladenine glycosylase 2 family protein; the encoded protein is MLETLGPPPLWRREPGFATLLQIILEQQVSLHSARAAFERLLAVTGPLTPEGFLLLDDATLKAVGFSRQKTAYGRHLARALLERGLDLGPLETLDDAAARAELIRLKGVGPWTADIYLLMALGRPDAWPGGDLALAVAVQEVKGLAGRPGSAELERLAEAWRPCRAVAARLLWHYYLKGRNKDG
- a CDS encoding acetamidase/formamidase family protein, with amino-acid sequence MALYVIEPEERTLHGHFSKDLPPVLSVEPGDTVRYRTLDAGWGLEPFGEDGNERRLFEPRQPGLDDGHALCGPIGVRGAAPGMALEVHVGALVPGLWGWNWSRSRIDWLNRRLGVAEGEARLMNWTLDPEAMIGRNQHGHSVALSPFMGVMGGPPPEEGKHPTAPPRVWGGNIDCKELTSGTTLYLPVGVPGARFSVGDGHAAQGDGEVSGTAIECPVERLELTFGLREDMALRTPRAKTPSAWLSFGFHEDLSEATALALADMLSLMEGLLDVDRKDALALASVVVDLRVTQIVNGVCGVHAALPHGAVR
- a CDS encoding S9 family peptidase, with the translated sequence MPIEMSIEEVARYPLPGMAAPGAFAFSPDDALIAYLRSPDRSLVRDLYLFDPETGEERLLVRLGEASEEELSLEEKLRRERQRQRELGVTGFAWREGRLLLPLRGDIYLQDGPDAPLRRVVEGGGKPALSPQLSPDGRWLAYVQDAELCVVAAEGGKPRQLTCGARETGKTHGLAEYLAQEEMGRSEGFWWSPDSRSLAFAEVDETRVPVYRILHQGKGAVGEGAQEDHRYPFAGGPNARVRLGVVPVGGGEPVWMSLGEMDSGEAEYLARVHWFPGGTLAAQLQDRRQRELTLVRFDPETGASTVLLRETSEVWINLHDLFRPLEGGGFLWASERTGFRHLYLYDADGRPVRPLTEGAWMVDSLEGVDEEQGIVYLTGSAEGPLERHLYAVSLHAVSLPGGEPKRLSAEPGMHSVTLDHKMRRFVDVHHALARPPTVTLRSLADGERIATVCDEPDPRVAELGLGPPERVTLESRDGETLHGAIYQPPASFGSGPFPTIVSVYGGPHAQRVTNGWDMTVDMRAQALASLGFLVFKLDNRGSARRGLLFEGAIKGRMGELEVGDQVDGVRWLAAQGLADLARVGVYGWSYGGYLAAMSLCRAPEVFKVAVAGAPVTHWDGYDSHYSERYLGLPGENPQGYEASSVMRHIEGLRGKLLLVHGLIDENVHFRHTARLIGALNRARKPYDLLLLPDERHMPRKEADRVYMEERVRDYFLSHL